The Primulina eburnea isolate SZY01 chromosome 8, ASM2296580v1, whole genome shotgun sequence genome contains a region encoding:
- the LOC140838908 gene encoding small ribosomal subunit protein eS8-like, with translation MGISRDSMHKRRATGGKKKAWRKKRKYELGRQPANTKISSDKTVRRVRVRGGNVKWRALRLDTGNYSWGSEAVTRKTRILDVAYNASNNELVRTKTLVKSAIIQVDAAPFKQWYLQHYGVDIGRKKKTAAKAEAEETEPATVEEVKKSNNVLRKLAKRQADRKIDPHLEEQFGGGRLLAAISSRPGQCGRADGYILEGKELEFYMKKIQRKKGKGAGGA, from the exons ATGG GTATTTCACGGGATTCTATGCACAAGAGGCGTGCCACTGGAGGAAAGAAGAAGGCTTGGAGAAAGAAGcgaaa GTATGAACTCGGAAGACAACCAGCAAATACAAAGATTTCGAGTGACAAGACCGTACGCAGGGTGAGGGTTCGAGGGGGTAATGTAAAGTGGCGTGCTTTAAGGCTGGATACTGGAAACTACTCATGGGGTAGCGAAGCTGTGACGAGAAAGACTCGTATTCTGGATGTTGCTTATAATGCATCAAACAATGAGTTGGTTAGGACCAAAACCTTGGTGAAGAGTGCTATTATCCAAGTGGATGCTGCACCATTCAAACAGTGGTATCTCCAGCATTATGGAGTTGATATTGGTCGCAAGAAGAAGACTGCTGCAAAGGCTGAAGCAGAG GAGACCGAGCCTGCTACTGTTGAAGAGGTAAAGAAGAGCAATAATGTTCTGAGAAAACTTGCAAAGCGGCAAGCTGATCGCAAGATTGACCCACATCTCGAGGAACAATTCGGTGGTGGCCGTTTGTTGGCTGCAATCTCCTCACGCCCTGGCCAGTGTGGGAGAGCAGATGG ATATATTTTGGAGGGTAAGGAATTGGAGTTTTACATGAAGAAAATCCAGAGGAAGAAAGGAAAGGGTGCTGGTGGTGCTTAA